A region from the Halomicroarcula saliterrae genome encodes:
- a CDS encoding cobalt-precorrin-4/precorrin-4 C(11)-methyltransferase has protein sequence MSDESAETDPQAAIDAVATDRDDRVYDHSAGDEQDGIPFVGAGPGDPRLLTVAGRDLLAEADLVVHAGSLVNSELLAEYCADAETVSSIGKDLEELIPLMRDAYQSGRTVVRLHSGDPAIYGAALEQMDALEHEGVPTYIVPGVTSAFAASATMRTQLTLNEVANHVAFTRPQGKTLTEEEDHISEFVGMGDVTTCIYLGTHAVGETMDRLLADGHDPETPVAAVYHASWPDEDVIEGTIGTIGERVEAAGYRASAMVIIGDAVGGEEYERSFLYGGWANRGDDSSESSGEADD, from the coding sequence GTGAGCGACGAGAGCGCCGAGACCGACCCGCAAGCCGCCATCGACGCCGTCGCGACCGACCGCGACGACCGCGTCTACGACCACAGCGCCGGGGACGAGCAGGACGGCATCCCCTTCGTCGGCGCCGGCCCCGGCGACCCGCGGCTCCTCACGGTGGCGGGCCGCGACCTGCTCGCCGAGGCCGACCTCGTCGTCCACGCGGGGTCGCTCGTCAACAGCGAACTGCTGGCGGAGTACTGCGCCGACGCCGAGACCGTCTCCTCCATCGGGAAGGACCTGGAAGAGCTGATTCCGCTGATGCGGGACGCCTACCAGAGCGGGAGAACGGTGGTCCGGCTCCACAGCGGCGACCCCGCTATCTACGGGGCCGCCCTGGAGCAGATGGACGCGCTGGAACACGAGGGCGTCCCGACCTACATCGTCCCCGGCGTCACGTCGGCGTTCGCCGCCAGCGCGACGATGCGCACTCAGCTCACGCTGAACGAGGTCGCCAACCACGTCGCCTTCACCCGGCCACAGGGCAAGACCCTGACCGAGGAGGAGGACCACATCTCCGAGTTCGTCGGCATGGGCGACGTGACGACGTGTATCTATCTCGGGACCCACGCCGTCGGCGAGACCATGGACCGGCTGCTCGCGGACGGGCACGACCCCGAGACGCCCGTCGCGGCGGTGTATCACGCTTCCTGGCCCGACGAGGACGTCATCGAGGGGACTATCGGGACGATTGGCGAGCGAGTCGAAGCGGCGGGGTATCGGGCGTCCGCGATGGTGATTATCGGCGACGCCGTGGGTGGCGAGGAGTACGAGCGGAGCTTCCTGTACGGTGGGTGGGCGAACCGGGGCGACGACTCGTCCGAGTCCTCGGGGGAGGCGGACGACTAG
- a CDS encoding cobalt-factor II C(20)-methyltransferase — translation MTLYGVGLGPGQADLVTVRGKRALESADVVYSPGRLSRTVATKHVPDSRIGDLDFPMTRDEQRLRDAWKDAAAEIAPAARDGDVAFVTLGDPNVYSTFGHLRRTLAAFHPAVELEVVPGVSAVTAFATALGVEITAGSSLALREADGGVSPTGPDRLILFKVTDAPATHEGLVEAGYDVTYGRRLFMEQGETTVTDDPTEIDERDYYTLAYAERPEARVEQATDAFLEGADESGAVSDGGEMSIARQERSEGALSGDELGGGRQ, via the coding sequence ATGACGCTCTACGGCGTCGGTCTCGGCCCCGGACAGGCGGACCTCGTGACGGTGCGTGGCAAGCGCGCCCTCGAATCGGCCGACGTGGTCTACTCGCCGGGTCGACTCTCCCGAACGGTGGCGACGAAACACGTCCCCGACTCCCGCATCGGCGACCTCGACTTCCCGATGACCCGGGACGAACAGCGGCTCCGCGACGCCTGGAAGGACGCCGCCGCGGAGATCGCGCCGGCCGCCCGCGACGGCGACGTCGCCTTCGTCACGCTCGGGGACCCGAACGTCTACTCCACCTTCGGCCACCTCCGCCGGACGCTGGCCGCGTTCCACCCCGCGGTCGAGCTCGAAGTCGTCCCCGGCGTCAGCGCGGTCACGGCCTTCGCGACGGCGCTCGGCGTCGAGATCACGGCCGGGTCGAGTCTGGCGCTTCGGGAGGCCGACGGCGGCGTCTCGCCGACCGGCCCTGACCGGCTGATTCTGTTCAAAGTGACCGACGCGCCGGCCACCCACGAGGGGCTCGTCGAGGCCGGCTACGACGTGACCTACGGCCGCCGGCTGTTCATGGAACAGGGCGAGACGACGGTGACCGACGACCCGACAGAGATCGACGAGCGGGACTACTACACGCTCGCCTACGCCGAACGCCCCGAGGCCCGGGTCGAGCAAGCCACCGACGCGTTCCTCGAAGGGGCGGACGAGAGCGGGGCGGTTTCAGACGGCGGGGAGATGAGTATCGCCCGACAGGAGCGCTCCGAGGGCGCGCTCTCCGGCGACGAGCTCGGGGGTGGCCGACAGTGA
- a CDS encoding MarR family transcriptional regulator: protein MAQRTDGSEEFGVLRSKRTATRYQIMVEVAERQPAVSQQEIADAIGITSQAVSDYLQDLSAQGHVTKHGRGRYEVTKEGVDWLISQTDALRSFVGHVSEDIIGQVEIETVLATADVSEGETVSVTMRDGVLRAVAGGAGNATAVAVTDAAAGTDLGITNVEGVVEYELGDVTAVSIPRVQNGGSGAVDGGRIEELAAEHDLVAVAGVEALAAARAAEVAVDIRYGSAAAVEEAATKGQDVLLLSGANQLSRHTDALAQANISYEVLDAAE from the coding sequence ATGGCACAGCGAACAGACGGGAGCGAGGAGTTCGGCGTCCTCCGGAGCAAGCGGACCGCCACGCGCTACCAGATCATGGTCGAGGTCGCGGAGCGCCAGCCGGCGGTGAGCCAGCAGGAGATCGCGGACGCGATCGGCATCACCTCCCAGGCCGTCAGCGACTACCTGCAGGACCTCTCGGCACAGGGCCACGTCACCAAACACGGCCGCGGCCGGTACGAGGTGACCAAGGAGGGCGTCGACTGGCTCATCTCCCAGACCGACGCGCTCCGGAGCTTCGTCGGCCACGTCTCCGAGGACATCATCGGGCAGGTGGAGATAGAGACCGTGCTCGCGACGGCGGACGTGAGCGAGGGCGAGACCGTCTCCGTGACCATGCGCGACGGCGTCCTGCGCGCCGTCGCGGGCGGGGCGGGCAACGCAACCGCAGTTGCGGTCACCGACGCGGCCGCGGGGACCGACCTCGGCATCACCAACGTCGAGGGCGTCGTCGAGTACGAGCTGGGCGACGTGACCGCCGTCTCGATTCCGCGGGTCCAGAACGGCGGGAGCGGGGCCGTAGACGGGGGACGAATCGAGGAGCTGGCCGCCGAACACGACCTCGTGGCCGTCGCCGGCGTCGAGGCCCTGGCCGCGGCGCGGGCCGCCGAGGTCGCGGTGGATATCCGCTACGGGAGCGCCGCCGCCGTCGAGGAGGCGGCCACGAAGGGACAGGACGTCCTCCTGCTCTCGGGCGCCAACCAGCTGTCGCGCCACACCGACGCCCTCGCGCAGGCGAACATCAGCTACGAGGTGCTCGACGCCGCCGAGTGA
- the cbiG gene encoding cobalt-precorrin 5A hydrolase produces MSTDSDNESGSNSCKAPDSDGEVAEEIAIIAFERKLDTAEDIVDGIGDRYENIDVIEYHGTVFDEHWGEYDCFIGLMASGIAMRKTAHLLDDKWDDPAICVVDEELTWAIPITGGHHGANQVADDLASMGAVPAMTTASEAAGKQGVEKQAKALDAHVVNGDSTVATNLAVLDDELGPIERLDGPKAVLVDDTVSVLKRNSDDGVVLGCGSVAGADVEQFHAAWDAALAEVGLDRDDVEFVATGTRKADEEGMLAAAEAWGLGVVAFEKETLEGFEGPTPSRSKELIGWPGIAEASAIAGGRDHDLLAEKTRYDEAVTVAIGN; encoded by the coding sequence ATGAGCACCGACAGCGACAACGAATCCGGTTCGAACAGCTGCAAAGCGCCCGACTCCGACGGGGAAGTCGCGGAAGAGATCGCCATCATCGCCTTCGAGCGAAAGCTGGACACCGCCGAAGACATCGTCGACGGCATCGGTGACCGATACGAGAACATCGACGTCATCGAGTACCACGGCACCGTCTTCGACGAGCACTGGGGCGAGTACGACTGCTTTATCGGCCTGATGGCCAGCGGTATCGCGATGCGCAAGACGGCCCACCTGCTCGACGACAAGTGGGACGACCCGGCAATCTGTGTCGTCGACGAGGAGCTGACGTGGGCCATCCCCATCACCGGCGGCCACCACGGCGCGAACCAGGTGGCTGACGACCTCGCGAGCATGGGCGCGGTGCCGGCGATGACCACCGCCAGCGAGGCGGCCGGCAAGCAGGGCGTCGAGAAGCAGGCGAAAGCACTCGACGCCCACGTCGTCAACGGCGACTCGACGGTGGCGACGAACCTCGCCGTGCTGGACGACGAACTCGGCCCCATCGAGCGCCTCGACGGCCCGAAGGCGGTGCTGGTCGACGACACCGTGAGCGTCCTCAAACGCAACAGCGACGACGGCGTCGTGCTGGGGTGTGGCTCGGTCGCCGGCGCCGACGTCGAGCAGTTCCACGCCGCCTGGGACGCCGCACTGGCAGAGGTGGGCCTCGACCGCGACGACGTGGAGTTCGTCGCCACGGGGACCCGGAAGGCCGACGAAGAGGGGATGCTCGCCGCGGCCGAAGCGTGGGGACTCGGCGTCGTCGCCTTCGAGAAGGAGACCCTGGAGGGGTTCGAGGGGCCGACACCGTCCCGGTCGAAGGAACTCATCGGCTGGCCGGGCATCGCGGAAGCGTCGGCCATCGCCGGTGGGCGCGACCACGACCTGCTGGCCGAGAAGACCCGCTACGACGAGGCCGTGACGGTGGCTATCGGGAACTGA
- the rdfA gene encoding rod-determining factor RdfA — protein MSSDSAGPRSKVARLIDAYDLAPIGADLEAAWLGEDGERRSLRDLADRFNRALLLAAIRDAGMDIVDGEARNYYRLLTADDVSAGTRVEARNRLAGAGVDVDALREDFVTYQAVRHYLTEVRGASYEPEGTNTVDSERTVLERLQSRVETVVRDTVDRLGTAGKLSVGEYRVFVSVDVLCQDCGGQYSVGALLDRGHCDCDSP, from the coding sequence ATGAGTTCCGACAGCGCCGGGCCGCGGTCGAAAGTGGCACGGCTCATCGACGCGTACGACCTCGCCCCCATCGGGGCGGACCTCGAAGCGGCGTGGCTGGGCGAGGACGGCGAGCGCCGGAGCCTGCGCGACCTCGCGGACCGCTTCAACCGGGCGCTCCTCCTCGCCGCCATCCGGGACGCGGGCATGGACATCGTCGACGGTGAGGCCCGGAACTACTACCGGCTGCTGACAGCCGACGACGTGAGCGCGGGCACCCGCGTCGAGGCGCGCAACCGACTGGCGGGGGCCGGCGTCGACGTCGACGCGCTCCGGGAGGATTTCGTCACTTACCAGGCGGTTCGCCACTACCTCACCGAGGTCCGCGGGGCCAGCTACGAGCCCGAGGGGACGAACACGGTCGACAGCGAGCGGACGGTCCTCGAACGGCTCCAGAGCCGGGTCGAGACGGTCGTCCGGGACACGGTCGACCGGCTGGGGACCGCCGGCAAGCTCTCAGTCGGGGAGTATCGAGTGTTCGTCAGCGTCGACGTGCTGTGTCAGGACTGTGGCGGCCAGTACAGCGTCGGGGCACTGCTGGACCGCGGTCACTGCGACTGCGACTCGCCCTGA
- a CDS encoding glycoside hydrolase family 27 protein, with the protein MPDDTDLAATPPMGWNSWNAHSCAVTEADIRAAADAVVSTGLRDAGYEYVVVDDCWMADETADETAAEGRLRADPEAFPGGMAALADYVHDRGLKFGLYSSAGSHTCQGYPASLGRERVHAEQFADWGVDFLKYDNCGDHRGREPRDRYGAMGEALRSVDRDILYSICEWGRHDPWLWAREAGGHMWRVTDDAVAKWRVDGDAFGLGIADIIDRVADLDTASSHGPGGWSDPDMLQVGNGPDSGQSRHEPTDVVRPLTPAENRTHFAFWCLLGAPLFVGTDLTDIDEGVLDILTTDRLVAVDQDPLGAQGTPDRRTADAEVWSKPLHDGGAAVALWNRGSEPRDLRAHVDETALPSAADRYAVCDCWTGETWETAGDLRAAVDPRDTAVLRVTPA; encoded by the coding sequence ATGCCCGACGACACCGACCTCGCAGCCACTCCACCGATGGGGTGGAACTCATGGAACGCCCACTCCTGTGCGGTCACCGAGGCCGACATCCGCGCCGCCGCCGACGCCGTGGTCTCGACCGGCCTCCGGGACGCCGGCTACGAGTACGTCGTCGTCGACGACTGCTGGATGGCCGACGAGACCGCCGACGAGACCGCCGCCGAGGGCCGCCTGCGGGCCGACCCCGAGGCGTTCCCGGGCGGGATGGCGGCGCTGGCCGACTACGTCCACGACCGGGGACTGAAATTCGGCCTCTACTCCTCGGCCGGGAGCCACACCTGTCAGGGGTATCCGGCGAGCCTGGGCCGCGAGCGGGTCCACGCCGAGCAGTTCGCGGACTGGGGTGTCGACTTCCTGAAGTACGATAACTGCGGGGACCACCGCGGGCGCGAGCCACGGGACCGCTACGGAGCGATGGGCGAGGCGCTCCGGAGTGTCGACCGGGACATCCTCTACAGCATCTGCGAGTGGGGCCGGCACGACCCCTGGCTGTGGGCGCGCGAGGCCGGGGGACACATGTGGCGGGTCACGGACGACGCCGTCGCGAAGTGGCGGGTCGACGGCGACGCGTTCGGCCTCGGTATCGCCGACATCATCGACCGCGTGGCGGACCTCGACACCGCCTCTTCGCACGGCCCCGGCGGCTGGTCGGACCCGGACATGCTCCAGGTCGGCAACGGGCCCGACTCGGGCCAGTCACGGCACGAACCGACCGACGTCGTGCGGCCGCTGACACCGGCCGAGAACCGCACCCACTTCGCGTTCTGGTGTCTGCTCGGCGCGCCGCTGTTCGTCGGCACCGACCTGACCGATATCGACGAGGGCGTTCTGGATATCCTGACTACCGACCGCCTCGTCGCCGTCGACCAGGACCCGCTGGGCGCCCAGGGGACGCCCGACCGGCGGACGGCCGACGCGGAGGTCTGGAGCAAACCGCTGCATGACGGCGGGGCCGCCGTGGCGCTGTGGAACCGCGGCTCCGAGCCCCGAGACCTTCGCGCCCACGTCGACGAGACCGCTCTGCCGTCGGCCGCCGACCGGTACGCGGTGTGTGACTGCTGGACGGGTGAGACGTGGGAGACGGCCGGCGACCTCCGGGCAGCTGTCGACCCGCGCGACACCGCGGTTCTCCGGGTGACGCCGGCGTAG
- the cbiT gene encoding precorrin-6Y C5,15-methyltransferase (decarboxylating) subunit CbiT: MAHVSLPHDAKAGPTKSEVRAVLASKLDLGPTDHFVEVGSCTGAVTIEAARRAGRVTALERKPERLAVTERNLAANDTDAEVDLREAEAPEGLPDDADALFLGGSRNYEAVLDHAVETGVDRVVMNVSRLEVAGAATEAFRARDLLAEVVQFQVSHGYELAGATSFDSQNPVYMLVGGAGDAVAADGGTTAGGSGATR, from the coding sequence ATGGCACACGTCTCGCTCCCCCACGACGCGAAGGCCGGGCCGACGAAGTCGGAGGTCAGGGCCGTCCTCGCGAGCAAGCTCGACCTCGGGCCGACCGACCACTTCGTCGAGGTCGGCTCCTGTACCGGCGCCGTCACCATCGAGGCGGCCCGGCGCGCCGGTCGCGTGACCGCACTGGAACGCAAGCCCGAGCGGCTGGCGGTCACCGAGCGGAATCTCGCCGCGAACGACACGGACGCCGAGGTGGACCTCCGGGAGGCCGAAGCCCCCGAAGGGCTGCCCGACGACGCCGACGCGCTCTTTCTGGGCGGCAGCCGGAACTACGAGGCCGTCCTCGACCACGCCGTCGAGACCGGTGTCGACCGCGTGGTGATGAACGTCTCCAGACTCGAGGTCGCCGGCGCGGCGACCGAGGCGTTCCGCGCCCGGGACCTGCTGGCGGAAGTCGTCCAGTTCCAGGTAAGCCACGGGTACGAGCTGGCCGGCGCGACCAGCTTCGACTCCCAGAACCCCGTCTACATGCTCGTCGGCGGCGCGGGCGACGCCGTCGCCGCGGACGGCGGGACCACTGCCGGCGGGTCGGGGGCGACCCGATGA
- a CDS encoding precorrin-3B C(17)-methyltransferase, translating to MSSEDRGVDGPTVDGCTERPDGYGTLYVVGIGPGLPHDMTQRASDIVRTADCIIASNLYQEFLRKDGTLPPQSAAVEDVSDDSDVADEAGTVLERPDGRRQTLIRSSMGKQVELAREAFERVRAGEDVAHVSGGDPNVYGKSDLLFTMADADDADDVPIEIVPGVTAALSGAANLGAPLSNDFCTISLSDKWRGWEEIEEKLRAAAISGFVVVLYNCWRDYERAVDVLREERADDAPAAIVNDSGRGTAGRNLDDETETITTLGALPDHSEEVGGMGSSIVVGTHETELWSNDFRDYLVTPRGGRDVEDF from the coding sequence ATGAGCAGTGAGGACCGCGGTGTCGACGGACCGACCGTCGACGGGTGCACCGAGCGGCCGGACGGCTACGGCACCCTGTACGTCGTCGGCATCGGTCCCGGACTCCCCCACGACATGACCCAGCGGGCGAGCGATATCGTCCGGACGGCCGACTGTATCATCGCCTCGAACCTGTATCAGGAGTTCCTCCGCAAGGACGGGACACTCCCGCCACAGTCCGCCGCCGTCGAGGACGTCTCTGACGACAGCGACGTGGCCGACGAGGCGGGCACCGTGCTGGAACGGCCCGACGGCCGCCGGCAGACGCTGATCCGCTCCTCGATGGGCAAGCAGGTCGAACTGGCTCGGGAGGCCTTCGAGCGCGTTCGAGCGGGCGAGGACGTGGCCCACGTCTCCGGGGGCGACCCGAACGTCTACGGGAAGTCCGACCTCCTGTTCACGATGGCCGACGCCGACGACGCCGACGACGTGCCGATCGAAATCGTCCCCGGCGTCACCGCGGCGCTGTCGGGCGCCGCCAACCTCGGCGCGCCGCTCTCGAACGATTTCTGTACGATTTCGCTCTCGGACAAGTGGCGCGGCTGGGAGGAAATCGAGGAGAAGCTCCGGGCGGCCGCAATCAGCGGCTTCGTCGTCGTCCTCTACAACTGCTGGCGCGACTACGAGCGGGCCGTCGACGTGCTCCGCGAGGAGCGGGCCGACGACGCCCCCGCCGCTATCGTCAACGATTCGGGCCGGGGCACGGCGGGCCGGAATCTGGACGACGAGACGGAGACCATCACGACGCTGGGCGCACTGCCCGACCACAGCGAGGAGGTCGGCGGCATGGGGTCGTCCATCGTCGTCGGCACCCACGAGACCGAACTGTGGAGCAACGACTTTCGCGACTATCTCGTCACCCCGCGGGGCGGGCGTGACGTGGAGGACTTCTGA
- a CDS encoding gluconate 2-dehydrogenase subunit 3 family protein, whose product MQLSQPDAVSALGAAGIDPATEASWDGAESREDPSTTRTLLALAEVLYPSVVEVTLEFVETYLVGRSSDHQRFRTELERGAETLDDWARDAFGDAFARLDVEQRDSLLRHMGVRLVDAVPDGTELERLHYHVVEELLVAFYTSPTGAELAGAKSAWVYDAAAETPGVGYGMGQRR is encoded by the coding sequence ATGCAACTCTCACAGCCAGACGCGGTGTCGGCGCTGGGAGCCGCCGGCATCGACCCGGCGACAGAGGCCTCCTGGGACGGGGCGGAGTCGAGGGAGGACCCGTCGACGACGCGGACGCTGCTCGCCCTCGCGGAGGTGCTCTATCCGTCGGTCGTCGAGGTGACACTGGAGTTCGTAGAGACGTATCTCGTCGGGCGGAGCAGCGACCACCAACGGTTCCGGACCGAACTCGAACGGGGAGCCGAGACACTCGACGACTGGGCCAGAGACGCGTTCGGCGACGCCTTCGCACGCCTCGACGTGGAGCAGCGGGACTCGCTACTGCGGCACATGGGCGTCCGACTGGTCGACGCAGTGCCGGACGGGACCGAGCTAGAGCGGCTGCACTACCACGTCGTCGAGGAGCTGCTGGTCGCCTTCTACACGTCGCCGACGGGAGCGGAGCTCGCCGGCGCGAAATCGGCGTGGGTCTACGACGCCGCCGCGGAGACCCCGGGCGTGGGCTACGGGATGGGACAGCGCCGATGA
- a CDS encoding GMC family oxidoreductase produces MSAPDDRTPADSPTVCVVGAGLAGALVADALAGRGREVALLDAGPTVDRDSRYERMQRQLRPGTTAAEIWGMDGERDAYTAAGAGAWPVNERRVKGVGGTTLNWLGVTPRFRPSTFETATRHGVGRDWPISYADLRPYYAEAEQELCVAGNADAPFQPPRETAYPQPPLERSHSDELFAAAGEELAVPVHSLPVARGPDSERRDRRPDGGAPSRRVRPPEATYSADTHVERAVASGARLIDRAAVERLEHGPDGERVTAAVYRTPDGARHRQDADVFVAACGTIETPRLLLLSDSPQYPDGLGNSSGVVGRYLMGQPPATVLGVLDEPTKQREVGSPTTGSYQFAAPEADRAGFALTCLNNAGETPAELALREESWGDRLLEEVQFHHGNTVGLSIRVGSLPRAANRVTLDETTTDDRGDPVPDVQFSPGPFAARAQEAAIALGTDLVEALDGAVVYADGTTTTDELPPAARGGHYAVGGTRMGTDPETSVVDPTCRSHDLKNLYVAGGSPFVTSGAVPPALTIAALALRTADHVDGRL; encoded by the coding sequence ATGAGCGCGCCCGACGACCGGACGCCGGCCGACAGCCCGACCGTCTGTGTCGTCGGTGCCGGGCTGGCAGGGGCGCTCGTAGCGGACGCGCTCGCGGGGCGTGGCCGCGAGGTCGCGCTGCTCGACGCCGGGCCGACGGTCGACCGCGACTCGCGGTACGAACGGATGCAGCGCCAGCTTCGCCCTGGGACGACGGCGGCCGAGATCTGGGGGATGGACGGGGAGCGCGACGCCTACACGGCCGCCGGGGCGGGAGCGTGGCCGGTCAACGAGCGCCGCGTCAAGGGCGTCGGCGGGACGACGCTGAACTGGCTGGGCGTCACCCCGCGGTTCCGCCCGTCGACCTTCGAGACGGCGACCCGGCACGGCGTCGGGCGTGACTGGCCCATCAGTTACGCCGACCTCAGGCCCTACTACGCCGAGGCGGAACAGGAGCTGTGCGTCGCCGGCAACGCGGACGCCCCCTTCCAGCCGCCACGCGAGACCGCCTACCCGCAGCCACCCCTGGAACGGAGCCACTCGGACGAGCTGTTCGCCGCGGCCGGCGAGGAACTGGCCGTGCCCGTCCACTCGCTGCCCGTCGCTCGCGGGCCGGACAGCGAGCGCCGCGACCGCCGGCCCGACGGTGGGGCGCCGAGCCGACGGGTCCGGCCGCCCGAGGCGACCTACAGCGCGGACACCCACGTCGAGCGGGCCGTCGCGTCCGGGGCACGGCTCATCGACCGGGCGGCAGTCGAGCGGCTCGAACACGGCCCCGACGGCGAGCGGGTGACAGCGGCCGTCTACCGGACTCCCGACGGAGCGCGCCACCGGCAGGACGCCGACGTGTTCGTCGCCGCCTGCGGGACTATCGAGACACCGAGGCTCCTCCTGCTCTCGGACTCCCCCCAGTATCCCGACGGTCTGGGTAACTCCAGTGGCGTAGTGGGCCGGTATCTCATGGGGCAACCGCCGGCGACCGTCCTCGGTGTGCTGGACGAGCCGACGAAACAGCGCGAGGTGGGGTCGCCGACCACGGGCAGCTACCAGTTCGCCGCCCCGGAGGCCGACCGCGCCGGCTTCGCGCTCACCTGCCTGAACAACGCCGGGGAGACGCCCGCCGAACTCGCCCTCCGGGAGGAGAGCTGGGGCGACCGGCTGCTGGAGGAGGTCCAGTTCCACCACGGCAACACGGTCGGACTCTCCATCCGCGTCGGCTCGCTCCCGCGGGCGGCCAACCGCGTCACACTCGACGAGACGACGACGGACGACCGCGGGGACCCGGTGCCCGACGTGCAGTTCTCTCCGGGCCCCTTCGCCGCCCGCGCCCAGGAGGCCGCCATCGCGCTCGGCACCGACCTCGTCGAGGCCCTCGACGGCGCAGTCGTGTACGCCGACGGGACGACGACGACCGACGAGCTGCCGCCGGCGGCCCGGGGCGGTCACTACGCCGTCGGCGGCACGCGAATGGGGACCGACCCCGAGACGAGCGTCGTGGACCCTACCTGCCGGAGCCACGACCTGAAGAACCTCTATGTCGCCGGCGGGAGCCCCTTCGTCACCTCGGGCGCGGTGCCGCCGGCGCTGACTATCGCGGCGCTCGCGCTCCGGACAGCCGACCACGTCGACGGCCGGCTGTAG